One Roseomonas sp. OT10 DNA window includes the following coding sequences:
- a CDS encoding type III pantothenate kinase: MLLAVDAGNTNVVFAVHDGTEWRGRWRIATRADRTSDEYGPWLYSLFQHAGIPAGEVTRCAIGTVVPAALYNLRRLSREWFHCEPLVARAGLDWGFEIKVDRPKEVGADRLLNALAAHRHYHGPLVVIDFGTATTFDVVDGDGAYLGGVIAPGVNLSIEALHKAAARLPRIGIGRPQAVIGRDTVPAMQSGVFWGYVGLIEGIVGRIRGEYGAPLKVIATGGLAPLFAEGTTIIDRTDADITLDGLRLLADRNPTPIFHRTTLPEMLRHDAD, translated from the coding sequence GTGCTCCTGGCGGTCGATGCGGGCAACACGAATGTCGTCTTCGCCGTTCATGACGGCACGGAATGGCGCGGCCGCTGGCGCATCGCCACCCGTGCCGACCGGACCAGCGACGAGTACGGACCTTGGCTCTACAGCCTGTTCCAGCATGCCGGCATCCCCGCCGGCGAGGTGACGCGCTGCGCGATCGGCACGGTCGTGCCCGCCGCCCTCTACAACCTGCGCCGGCTGAGCCGGGAATGGTTCCATTGCGAGCCGCTGGTGGCCCGGGCCGGGCTGGACTGGGGCTTCGAGATCAAGGTGGACCGCCCGAAGGAGGTCGGCGCCGACCGCCTCCTGAACGCCCTGGCGGCCCACCGCCACTACCACGGGCCGCTCGTGGTGATCGATTTCGGCACCGCCACCACCTTCGACGTGGTGGACGGGGATGGCGCCTATCTCGGCGGCGTCATCGCCCCGGGGGTGAACCTGTCCATCGAGGCGCTGCACAAGGCGGCCGCCCGCCTGCCGCGCATCGGCATCGGCCGGCCGCAGGCGGTGATCGGGCGCGACACGGTGCCCGCCATGCAGTCGGGCGTCTTCTGGGGCTATGTCGGGCTGATCGAGGGGATCGTGGGCCGGATCAGGGGCGAGTACGGCGCGCCGCTGAAGGTGATCGCCACGGGCGGCCTCGCCCCCCTCTTCGCCGAGGGCACGACCATCATCGACCGCACCGATGCGGACATCACCCTGGACGGGCTGCGCCTGTTGGCGGATCGCAATCCCACGCCCATCTTCCATCGGACCACCCTGCCCGAGATGCTGAGACATGATGCGGACTGA
- a CDS encoding ribonuclease J has product MPLNSGDLALIPLGGTGEIGLNLNVYRCDQALLAVDCGIGFGGSDTPEAEVMVPDASWLAERQDQLQALVITHAHEDHLGAVAHLWPSLRCPVYASPFAAAVLRRKLGEAGLLNQVMLHTVPPGGRFAVGPFDLTFLRVAHSVPEAQALAIRTRHGIVMHTGDWKLDPDPLLGPPTDEAAFAALGQEGVLAMVCDSTNALVDGTSGSEAEVLRELTALIGELKGRVAVTCFATNVARLYSVAKAAEANGRQVALFGRSLRNADAAARETGYLSDIPPFLTEEEAGYLPDDALVVICTGSQGEPRSALSKIAADTHPQISLGEGDTVIYSSRQIPGNERAIARVQDRLRRAGCRVITADERMVHVSGHPARDELRRLYALVKPRIAVPVHGEWRHLEQHAELAQEAGAKPILIEDGDVLRLSGNTPEVVDTVPTGRFAIDGDRLLPLEGGVLAARRRMLFNGVVVASLAVDRDGRVRGEPQVSAPGLFEQIDAEPAEIASELARAIGDLPTPLRLDDDPLREAARTALRRSLGRRLRKRPMVDVHLLRV; this is encoded by the coding sequence ATGCCCCTGAACTCCGGCGACCTGGCCCTGATCCCCCTCGGGGGGACCGGGGAGATCGGCCTGAACCTGAATGTCTACCGTTGCGACCAGGCGTTGTTGGCCGTGGATTGCGGCATCGGCTTCGGCGGCAGCGACACGCCCGAGGCGGAGGTGATGGTGCCCGACGCGTCCTGGCTGGCCGAGCGGCAGGACCAGCTGCAGGCCCTGGTCATCACCCACGCCCATGAGGACCATCTCGGGGCGGTCGCCCATCTCTGGCCCAGCCTGCGCTGTCCCGTCTATGCCAGCCCCTTCGCCGCGGCGGTGCTCCGCCGGAAGCTGGGGGAGGCCGGTCTGCTGAACCAGGTCATGCTGCACACGGTCCCGCCGGGCGGGCGCTTCGCCGTGGGGCCCTTCGACCTGACCTTCCTGCGGGTCGCGCATTCGGTCCCCGAGGCGCAGGCGCTGGCCATCCGCACCCGGCACGGCATCGTCATGCACACGGGGGACTGGAAGCTCGATCCCGATCCGCTGCTCGGCCCGCCCACGGACGAAGCCGCCTTCGCCGCGCTGGGGCAGGAAGGCGTGCTGGCGATGGTCTGCGACAGCACCAATGCCCTGGTCGACGGCACCTCCGGCAGCGAGGCCGAGGTGCTGCGCGAGCTGACGGCGCTGATCGGCGAGCTGAAGGGGCGCGTCGCCGTCACCTGCTTCGCCACCAACGTCGCCCGGCTCTATTCCGTGGCCAAGGCCGCCGAGGCCAACGGCCGCCAGGTCGCCCTGTTCGGCCGCAGCCTGCGCAACGCGGACGCGGCGGCGCGGGAGACGGGCTACCTCTCCGACATCCCGCCGTTCCTGACGGAGGAGGAGGCGGGCTACCTGCCCGACGACGCGCTGGTGGTGATCTGCACCGGCAGCCAGGGGGAGCCGCGTTCGGCCCTGTCCAAGATCGCCGCCGACACCCATCCGCAGATCTCGCTGGGGGAGGGGGACACGGTGATCTACTCCTCCCGCCAGATCCCCGGGAACGAGCGTGCCATCGCGCGCGTCCAGGACCGCCTCCGCCGCGCCGGCTGCCGCGTCATCACCGCCGACGAGCGCATGGTGCACGTCTCCGGCCACCCCGCGCGGGACGAGCTGCGCCGGCTCTACGCCCTGGTGAAGCCGCGCATCGCCGTGCCGGTGCACGGCGAATGGCGCCACCTGGAGCAGCATGCCGAGCTGGCGCAGGAGGCCGGTGCCAAGCCCATCCTGATCGAGGATGGCGACGTGCTCCGCCTGTCCGGCAACACGCCGGAGGTGGTGGACACGGTGCCGACAGGCCGCTTTGCGATCGACGGCGACCGCCTGCTGCCGCTGGAAGGCGGGGTGCTGGCGGCGCGCCGGCGCATGCTGTTCAACGGCGTGGTCGTGGCCTCCCTGGCGGTGGACCGGGACGGCCGGGTGCGCGGAGAGCCGCAGGTTTCCGCCCCCGGCCTGTTCGAGCAGATCGACGCCGAGCCGGCGGAGATCGCCTCGGAGCTGGCCCGGGCGATCGGCGACCTGCCCACCCCGCTCCGCCTGGATGACGACCCCCTGCGGGAGGCGGCCCGGACGGCCCTGCGCCGCTCGCTCGGCCGCCGCCTGCGCAAGCGTCCGATGGTGGACGTGCACCTGCTGCGGGTGTGA
- a CDS encoding DUF1467 family protein, whose translation MGWVSGIVVYFLVWWTVLFAVLPFGVQPDTDAVSTPGGWRGAPARPRLWSKVLWTTVVATVVWLGLYAIISSDWLSFRHGWLAMPDR comes from the coding sequence ATGGGGTGGGTCAGCGGGATCGTCGTCTACTTCCTGGTCTGGTGGACCGTGCTCTTCGCGGTCCTGCCCTTCGGGGTGCAGCCGGATACCGATGCCGTCAGCACGCCCGGTGGCTGGCGCGGCGCCCCGGCCCGGCCGCGGCTATGGTCGAAGGTGCTGTGGACGACGGTCGTGGCGACGGTGGTCTGGCTGGGCCTCTACGCGATCATCAGCAGCGACTGGCTGTCCTTCCGGCACGGCTGGCTCGCGATGCCTGACCGGTAG